In Sciurus carolinensis chromosome 4, mSciCar1.2, whole genome shotgun sequence, the sequence ttactacagtATTTTTCTGTGGGGGGCTGGTCAAAAGTGGGAAACTGAAGGAAGTGGCTGTCACTTTTGGAAATTCAGTCTTCCTTGAGACAGGAGTCAGTTTTTTTCCAAAGACTCCTTGCCCAGTTCTGCCCAATAGGCTTTCAGAAGGATCAGGAAAGCTCCCCGAGTCATTTTGAAGGACTGAACGATTGAAATGAATCTGCTCATAGACATACAGACCTAAGAAACTTGCTTTAGGCTTCTTACCAGATGTAGTAtcatgaagaaaggagaaagttagaagacaaattatatttagcatgattttggtttttttccccctcctattttatttacatttccagAGAAAGCAATAGAAACAGAGACATGTTTTCACCAACTAATCATTTCAAACAGACTTATTCCTTGGCCAAATTTTGTATACAAGGTCCATAACTATTAATGGAGTTCTTGTGTTTCATACAAGAGAAATGAGGGCATACCACTTCCGCTATGCATAACTTGAGCCTATCACTGCAGATTCTGCATGTGTGAAACAAGTGTAAGCCACAAATCCTCTGTGTTATGTGTTGTTTATTAATACAGAAAGTGCAATTTCTTGAATATGAATATCTTTTAGTGCATTAAAATGTAAGCCACGTCATGCTGCTCTAACTCTGGTTTGGTGTGACAGGGCATCCATCACTCAAGCATAGTCAAGCCCTGTCTTGAGGTTGTCCTGCTGTCATGATTCCGAAGTGTTCTGATTTCCTTCTGGAGTCATAAACTGCACCTTTGGCACAATGAGGGAAGAATTGTTTCTTCGAATGGAGTTGTTCCTCCTCATCGAGTTGTTCCTCCTCATGGAATTGCGCTTCCTCAGAGAGTTTTGATGGGACAGTTCACTCTTTTGGAGGGTCTGAATGAGGATGGAAGGCTTTTCATCCAGTTCCCGGGCACTGCACCGTGGAGCTGCCACCTTCACAGTGTTGCCGAACTTGGAGTAATCCACAGAATACACTCCTTCTTCTTCAGTCACAATAGACACAAATCGGTGGCCCCACTGGATCTCCTCGGCAATGTAGGAGGTTCGCGCTTGTGTGGTGATGCCAGTAGTTTCGACCACTCCTTCCAGAATAACGATGACTTCCAGGTCTTGGTTGACAAGGTCAGTTGCTGAGATATCATACAGGGGACTGCGCTTATCAATCACATGGCAGATGATCAAAGGAGCCACCAGGAAGATGTTATTACTCTCGATAGGGTTATCAACAGGAATGTCCAGTTGGTGAATGGGCACCACCTCCCCCTCAGGTGTGGTTGTTTTCTTGACCACCTGGATGCGCACCGAAGCACTGATGATCATGCTCTTCCTCAGGTCGCCCACTCGGAACATGAAGCACAGCTTGCCATTTCGGACAGCAATCACAGCATGGCGGCTGAAAATCAAAGTCTCTGCCCTTCTGTGAGCCTGCGCTGTCTTCATGAAAATGCAGCCTAACATGACTGCGTTGATGATCAAACCCACAATATTCTGGAGAATCAAAACTGTGATGGCCAGAGGGCATTCCTCTGTCATCATCCTCCCTCCAAATCCAATCGTCACTTGAACctcaatggagaagagaaaagcagaggTGAAAGACCTGCAAGGGATGATATCAGAAAATAATGCTATCAGGTCAAAGTTCAAATAATATCCTAACctgatcatcttttttttttttttttaactttaaaggctttaaaagttttaagaaagaGTAGTCAACTTCAGTTGtcaaatacttaattttaaaaacaaggattgctctctctctctatctccatTTCTTGCATCTATTTGTGCATGTACCTCTGTACTTATGTTGTTTAGGTCATGTGCCTGTGTGCAAGTATTAATACAATAAAGATACACTATATATCAATTATATTATAGGCATATTTTACTTTGTGAAATGCTTTACTATCACAAAGGCTTAATTTGCTTGGTGAAACTTTCTTCAGGtagaagttgtgtgtgtgtgtgtgtgtgtgtgtgtgtgtgtgtgtgtgttttaaccaGGGATGAGGGGAgtttatccactgagccacatccccaaccctttttatgttttattttgagacaggcacTCTCTAAGTTTCTtaagtccttgctaagttgctgaagctggttttgaactctccatcctcctgcctcaggctcccagccactaggattacaggcaagtgcaccatgcccagcagaaatTCATTATTTATTGCATATCCATGTTAAAAAGAGACTTGAGTCATATGGAAGGTGCCAAGtaatgaataaacattttattatttataacctTTAAAATCATAATTGTAAGCTACCATATATTGTGTACCTTATGTAGAGAAAACGCTGTGCTAAAAAAGTGagacaaaacatttcaaaatattagtatttttaataaagaaaatgtttccccACTTGAAAAGAAACTGTTAGTTATTggctatttcattttttctataaGTGATCTAGAAAATATTGAAGGTGTTAAAGGAAGAATTTGAGGCTGAGATTAGTAAATGACTATGTGAAGATCGTGTAATCAAAGCAAACTTGAATCTTCTCAATTCTGGCCCAGTGTTCTGAAAGAAGCAAAAGGGAAGAGGCTGCCAAGTGGCAGAATTTCCTGGGGTAGCTTTCTCAAATTGCTCATCTCCTCTACATCTTAGTGAATAAACATGGATTCAGCAGGTTCAGAATGGACCTGGGTAAGACTGAAAAACTCTCAGGTGATTCTGATTTACCATCCTGCTTCCATTGAGAAGCACAATATTTAGTTATTATTAATTCACTTCTTCATAGGAGCGATAGTCCTATTTTTGCCACTCACTCCAACTTCAAACTTCTCCAGTTTTAATAGAAGCAAGCCATACATGGGCCATCTGTCAAGGTATTATCTATCTATTAATGCCAGGCACAGTGAATGAGTGAAAGGTTTGAGTACTTAGGATACACTGTGGATATTGGCAGGAAACCAGGAGAGTAAGCAATTATACACAGACAACGATTAGTTTTTAAATGGAGTGTGAAGTTTGCCCTCTTTGTTCTTTCTAAAAGGATTCATAGAAAACTATAATAATTTTCTATTGCACTAGCTACATAACTGAAAGATATACAGTGTGGTCCAAAAATATGGCAAATAAGAATGGAAACCAGAGGAGGAGTGTGGATacaatattgattattaataatGATCCATGCTTCAGGGATCAGTCTAATGATGAATATCCCTAAATGTCTTGTTTTAATACAAGATTCAtggatcatatttttatattatttatttataaaagaatttaatTCTCAACAAATATATGGTACAAGGCCCAATCTCTTATGGACATGCTAAACAGTCCCAAGATATGAAAGCAGTTGGCTGCTCCTTTGTTCTGTACAGAGAGAGTTATACTGAATAATActgaaaaacaagataaaatttatattttttgactCATTAGAAAGTCATCTACATGAAGGAGAAAGTGAGTCATCCTAAAAGAAGAATAGTTAAATGGTATTTGGAAACACTGGAGAATATCCATTGAAAAAGTTTGTTCCAATTTTGATGATATGGCTGAACATTAAACttatgaaaggaaaggaaattcaaacaattaaaattattattagtcATCTTTTAAGTTCCCTATGggagaaaatgaagatttttctaattctatatttttaatgcaaCAAAGTTTTATGTATAGTTTGTTATGATTAAACTATGTTGAGATAAAAGCACAAATAGTAACattaaaatcagtaaaaatagAACCACCTTAAAAGATGTCAAATATTTCAGTTGGGAAAAACTGCTGAGACAGTGGCCAATTATTTCTAAAGTATTCAAAATTTAAGATCtcctgagaattaaaaaaaaaaaagtcaaacaatttCAAGTAAGAAATGCCATCTAAAATGTGAACATTGTTAGGTTGATAACaatgtttattgaattttttgACATAATTTCTTATAGTTCACACCAGCAGGAATGCACCAAGATAATGAACATTCTTCAGAACAtcttatttgaaaaatagaatGTAGCAGAAACAACTTCTAACAATCAGTGCActccataaaattattttaatgattgttcttttgataatatttctttttaaaaattgctaaattacttcttttttatagaaaaagacaAGATATTTTTCTTGTGAGTAAAATCTGTCATATATTTTCAAGGtttagtattatttcttttatttagtttcaaCTTCATATTATCAAACTCATTTTGATATGAAAATGATTCACCAATATCAGTGCCAATAAGTTTCTTAAAGAGAAATGCATTACAGATGATACTTGATCTTCAAATATCTGTTCAAcacaaaattttgtttcctttacatCTAGTGTACTGATGATCACCTGTGTTTTACACCTATATTTTCTTTGAGGCAAAAGTTTGTGACAAGTTCGTGAAAAGAAACCTACTGAAAGTAATACCTACTCAATGGTAAAAGCAAGGGATCAATTTAATATAGTGTTCTCTCCTCAAAATCTGAGCTGAAATCTGTGATGTGCAATCATAACACTAATACTGTATTCCTCTTTAAATAGCTGACATTGCAGTTACTTAACAAATGGAAGGTGGACTAGTCTGTAGTCAGGGGGTTTGCTTCTTGCTGTGGTATACCAGTTTCATAAGATTTCAGGGTCACTGAAAGCCTCATTATTTATAGTTTCCTGGCAGTATGGTACTTGTTCAACCTTCTTCACTTTGTGTATTATGTGAATTTTGAATACCATTCAGAAAATGTTCTAGAAAATTTTCCAGTACTATTATTTCAGTTCCTAGTGAACATTTTTTGAATTGATATGAATTATGTGTTTTCATCTTCCAacaaacaaattaagaaaaaaattcagtcaaaCTAAATGTTTTTCAACCACATGAAAGTATGAGAGGAGAACCATGAAAATCAAATGCAGTACACCTGTCTTTGAAATACTTATAAAAACAAGAAGGCAAAGCTAGGTAATTTAAGAactgtcttgttcctgttctATTAGAACTTTGCAAAAAGACAATATTAAATTACTCCTAAGTAATTCCCTCCATAAAAATTTTGAatcaatttccattaaaatttagtGTTTTCTAGTTCTGAATCTTAGAATAACTTTTAATTTCTGAATTCAATGCAAGCAATCACCTATTTGAAGATAATCTTGATAAACAagggtttatatttattttattttaacattttaaaatttgagggtatttctttctctttcccagtgCCTTACTCTTAATTTCTGAAAATGTCATGAGTAAGAAATGTCACGGAAAAATATTACTAgaattttcccattatttttggTTGTTGGAGATTTTAACTTCTAGACATTGAAACTTTGGACAGCAGTTCTTTCATACTGAAAATGACATGCATGCTTTTGGAGTAAGGTTCTAAGATCCTTTGAAgcaaaacagattttaaataactaataaaatattttcaaggttaacCCAAAAGATAGAAGTTCCACCTTTTCAGAGATTCTTTATACATAAGCTGCtatcatgtatttttaatgtgttagtttttttaaaaaaatatttgttttgattcattgtacacagatggggtacaactgttgtttctatggttgtcctaatgtgttagttttcttttttctttctttttctttttatttatgaagGTTCTGAAACAAACGAtttcattttcaacaaaataagggaatgataaagaacatttttactttttaatttttttttctttctgtatagcTTGCAACTCCTGCTTCATCCCACTGCATTCTTACCTGACATTAGTCACACACACAGCAGACTCCAAACCACTTTTCTCCATTCCGCTTTTCTCCATATAAGCGTAGATGTCCCCATGGGCAAAGGCCACCAACCACCACATGATAGCGAAGAGCAGCCAGCTGCAGAGGAAGGACATGGTAAAGATGACCAGCGTGTGGCGCCATTTCAGGTCCACTAAGGTGGTGAAGATGTCCTGCAGGAAGCGCCCTTGCTCACGGATATTCTTGTGCG encodes:
- the Kcnj8 gene encoding ATP-sensitive inward rectifier potassium channel 8 produces the protein MLARKSIIPEEYVLARIAAENLRKPRIRDRLPKARFIAKSGACNLAHKNIREQGRFLQDIFTTLVDLKWRHTLVIFTMSFLCSWLLFAIMWWLVAFAHGDIYAYMEKSGMEKSGLESAVCVTNVRSFTSAFLFSIEVQVTIGFGGRMMTEECPLAITVLILQNIVGLIINAVMLGCIFMKTAQAHRRAETLIFSRHAVIAVRNGKLCFMFRVGDLRKSMIISASVRIQVVKKTTTPEGEVVPIHQLDIPVDNPIESNNIFLVAPLIICHVIDKRSPLYDISATDLVNQDLEVIVILEGVVETTGITTQARTSYIAEEIQWGHRFVSIVTEEEGVYSVDYSKFGNTVKVAAPRCSARELDEKPSILIQTLQKSELSHQNSLRKRNSMRRNNSMRRNNSIRRNNSSLIVPKVQFMTPEGNQNTSES